From the Sinorhizobium garamanticum genome, one window contains:
- a CDS encoding glycosyltransferase family 4 protein, with protein sequence MSDRLRVLVVSHGHPAMSLGGAEIASHSLHKGLNTLPGVESIYLARVGHPVPRHGASALMSHRLAPDEVLFHADDYDHFFLSNGDTDAIRRDLLRFVGDLKPHVVHFHHLIGMGVEALYALREALPEAIIVVTFHEYLSICHNHGQMVKRPSGQLCSKASPISCHGCFPEIPVSRFLKREQFLRGMLGLADAFVSPSMFLATRYVEWGIDAEKLSVIENGIVAGERAPVRDLPVQTARRNRFAYFGQMTPFKGVDVLIDAVSRVPQEIWGEDSCLMIFGGNLERQPTEFQDRVKKLIDDAGRRVRFYGAYQNADMPRLMRSADWVMLPSIWWENSPVVIQEALHHRRPIICSDIGGMAEKVQDGRDGLHFRAGSAQDLADRLIEVLAEPQVWDRLHATLRPPTSHVDAARAHAELYRRLLREKRSAMDGGHYDPVSLTA encoded by the coding sequence ATGAGCGATCGTCTCCGCGTTCTCGTTGTTTCGCATGGACATCCGGCGATGTCGCTGGGCGGGGCTGAGATTGCTTCCCACAGCCTTCACAAGGGCCTGAACACGTTGCCGGGGGTTGAATCGATCTATCTGGCGCGCGTCGGCCATCCGGTTCCGCGCCACGGTGCGTCAGCTCTCATGAGCCACCGTCTCGCGCCGGATGAAGTGCTCTTCCACGCCGACGATTACGACCACTTCTTCCTCTCCAACGGCGATACGGATGCAATCCGGCGCGACCTCTTGCGCTTTGTCGGCGATCTTAAGCCCCATGTGGTCCACTTCCATCATCTGATCGGCATGGGAGTGGAGGCCCTCTACGCTCTTCGCGAAGCATTGCCGGAAGCGATTATCGTGGTGACCTTCCACGAGTATCTTTCGATCTGCCACAATCACGGGCAAATGGTGAAGCGACCGTCAGGCCAACTCTGCAGCAAGGCTTCTCCGATCAGCTGCCACGGCTGCTTTCCCGAAATCCCCGTCTCCCGTTTCCTGAAGCGCGAACAGTTCCTGCGCGGCATGCTCGGCCTCGCCGACGCCTTCGTCTCCCCGAGCATGTTCCTCGCCACGCGATATGTCGAATGGGGAATCGACGCGGAGAAACTCTCCGTGATCGAAAATGGGATAGTGGCTGGCGAGCGCGCGCCCGTGCGAGACCTGCCGGTTCAGACCGCCCGGCGAAACCGCTTCGCCTATTTCGGGCAGATGACGCCTTTCAAGGGCGTCGACGTGCTAATCGATGCGGTTTCGCGTGTGCCGCAGGAGATCTGGGGCGAAGATTCCTGCCTGATGATCTTCGGCGGTAACCTTGAACGCCAGCCGACCGAATTCCAGGACCGGGTCAAGAAGCTCATTGACGACGCCGGTCGCAGGGTGCGCTTCTACGGTGCCTATCAGAACGCGGACATGCCGCGGCTCATGCGTTCGGCCGACTGGGTAATGTTGCCTTCGATTTGGTGGGAGAACTCGCCGGTGGTTATCCAGGAGGCCTTGCATCACCGTCGGCCGATCATCTGCTCTGATATCGGCGGCATGGCCGAGAAGGTTCAGGACGGCAGGGATGGGTTGCATTTCCGCGCGGGCAGCGCCCAGGACCTCGCCGACCGGCTTATCGAAGTGCTGGCCGAGCCACAGGTTTGGGATCGACTGCATGCAACCCTGCGGCCGCCGACCAGCCATGTCGACGCGGCTCGCGCCCATGCAGAGCTCTATCGCCGGCTTCTCAGAGAAAAACGGAGCGCGATGGATGGCGGGCACTACGATCCGGTCTCGCTGACCGCCTGA
- a CDS encoding molybdopterin-dependent oxidoreductase encodes MAYELNGAPLAAEHGFSARLVVPGYYGTNSVKWLWRLQLAARRADGLFTTTLYNDASDARDIAAGLPPQRPVWALAPESIIVAPAPDAVVALRESVEIWGWAWSFRGIASVQVSTDGGNTYRHATVQPRRGWTWQRFSLQWQPGLRGVAHLSARAIEAGGAAQPVEAVRNAVHTVRVIVE; translated from the coding sequence ATCGCCTATGAACTGAATGGCGCGCCGCTGGCGGCAGAGCATGGCTTTTCGGCGCGGCTCGTGGTGCCGGGTTACTATGGTACGAATAGCGTCAAGTGGCTGTGGAGGCTGCAGCTTGCCGCACGGAGGGCGGACGGGCTTTTCACGACCACTCTTTACAACGACGCGAGCGATGCACGGGACATCGCGGCGGGCCTGCCGCCGCAGCGGCCGGTCTGGGCGCTGGCACCGGAATCAATCATCGTGGCTCCTGCACCCGACGCAGTGGTCGCGCTTCGCGAGTCGGTCGAAATCTGGGGATGGGCTTGGTCGTTCCGCGGCATCGCCAGCGTGCAGGTCAGCACCGATGGAGGGAACACCTACAGGCATGCGACGGTTCAGCCGAGGCGCGGCTGGACCTGGCAGCGCTTTTCGCTGCAGTGGCAGCCGGGCCTTCGGGGCGTCGCACACCTTAGCGCCCGTGCCATCGAGGCTGGCGGCGCGGCGCAACCGGTCGAGGCGGTACGTAACGCAGTCCACACGGTACGCGTCATAGTCGAGTAG
- a CDS encoding N-formylglutamate amidohydrolase, which yields MNGPDCPSKVLRESLDDEWWTQHRGDSPIVATAIHNGHAVRGAVERLLALSAAERLREEDPFTEFIIRDFPNRIVVHRSRFEVDINRPRGGAIYVRPEQAWGLKVWAREPPHDVVEASLAMHDEYYAMLEAMLTGIERRHGRFVVLDVHSYNHRRDGPEAEATRAEAAPEVNIGTYSMDRVKWALVVDAFVEALRSVEWQGRRLDVRENIAFQGRGEQTRFIHERFPDTGCAIAVEFKKFFMDEWTGEPNMEALAALRKLVSSTLPLLVSALGANR from the coding sequence ATGAATGGACCGGATTGCCCGAGCAAGGTGTTGAGGGAGTCTCTCGACGACGAATGGTGGACTCAGCATCGTGGTGACTCTCCCATAGTCGCCACGGCCATCCATAACGGCCACGCGGTGCGCGGCGCGGTCGAACGTCTCCTTGCTCTTTCTGCCGCGGAACGGCTGCGCGAGGAGGATCCTTTCACCGAGTTCATCATCCGCGATTTCCCGAATCGGATTGTCGTTCATCGGTCGCGATTTGAGGTCGATATCAATCGCCCCCGTGGCGGTGCGATATACGTGCGGCCGGAGCAGGCCTGGGGCCTCAAGGTTTGGGCCCGCGAGCCCCCGCACGATGTGGTCGAAGCGTCGCTGGCGATGCATGACGAATATTACGCCATGCTGGAAGCGATGCTCACGGGCATTGAGCGCCGCCATGGACGCTTCGTCGTTCTGGACGTCCACAGTTACAACCACAGGCGCGACGGTCCGGAAGCGGAAGCAACGCGAGCGGAAGCGGCGCCGGAGGTCAACATCGGCACATATTCGATGGATCGCGTGAAATGGGCCCTGGTGGTGGACGCTTTCGTCGAGGCCTTGCGCTCCGTTGAATGGCAAGGACGACGGCTCGACGTACGCGAAAACATCGCATTTCAGGGCAGAGGTGAACAAACGCGATTCATCCATGAGCGCTTCCCCGACACGGGCTGTGCGATTGCCGTCGAATTCAAGAAGTTCTTCATGGACGAGTGGACGGGCGAGCCGAACATGGAGGCGCTTGCGGCACTCAGGAAGCTTGTCTCGTCAACGCTGCCGCTGCTTGTGAGCGCGCTGGGAGCGAACCGATGA
- a CDS encoding flavohemoglobin expression-modulating QEGLA motif protein: protein MKRSAAPSPRDTADTPEWLAEALASIKAGKAVRKDLPDGGRLHIDRALPFLCLHISGAEEGPVAREIAQANASYLIAPDANIAVLVIGAVGALLERRLGAFIVLEIGELARDELLTDDAPYLPPFKIEVAASPEEPARIAATAFANAAEATEAKFRTPRVEFREADGLNVPFPCLRVRFAPIYRQRESGNIYPQLRERLIASIFDAGLQAFAAFVRATKSMDISTHRALGRKAFIDAVVRTDRSIDEVASTFDFLLAVTPINADAAWSDFAASEYRRAPRFLYRPLTLEVAAAKKKLFSIAFDHLEDPVLYQLYREKQQELDLQLSLLSARESAKFIEFGRALYGPVEPELLRAARDILARTDDGDANPGQGRVAERHADCYFVEQQARAMIAEYRRRYAGFDATVEVRDDLPSGLLVSGNRLLIARSTAMEAERVEPILSHEIGVHLLTYFNGSAQGLRLFRSGLAGYEGMQEGLAVFAEYLTGGMSSERLRLIAARVVACAAMLDGASLPEAYQQLVKDHGFLKADAFNVVLRVYRSGGLAKDAIYLRGLLQLLSHLAADGALEPFWMGKIAASHFGVMQELSARGLLGVPAVHPIFLDNPEAPSRLAKARAGMSPLDMIES from the coding sequence ATGAAACGTTCCGCCGCGCCCTCCCCTAGGGATACCGCAGATACGCCCGAATGGCTCGCCGAGGCGCTGGCCTCCATCAAGGCCGGCAAGGCCGTGCGAAAAGACCTTCCGGACGGCGGACGGCTGCATATCGACCGCGCGCTTCCTTTTCTTTGCCTGCACATCTCCGGCGCCGAAGAAGGTCCGGTCGCCCGTGAGATCGCCCAGGCGAATGCCTCCTACCTCATTGCGCCAGATGCCAACATTGCTGTCTTGGTCATCGGGGCTGTCGGCGCGCTGCTCGAGCGGCGCCTCGGAGCATTCATAGTCCTGGAGATCGGCGAACTCGCGCGCGACGAATTGTTGACCGACGACGCACCATATCTTCCACCCTTCAAGATCGAGGTTGCGGCAAGCCCGGAGGAGCCTGCACGGATTGCCGCAACGGCATTCGCCAATGCCGCCGAGGCGACCGAAGCAAAGTTCCGCACGCCGCGTGTGGAGTTTCGCGAAGCCGATGGGCTGAATGTGCCGTTTCCCTGTCTTCGCGTGCGATTTGCACCGATCTATCGGCAACGTGAGTCCGGCAACATTTATCCGCAGCTTCGCGAACGGCTGATCGCCAGTATCTTCGATGCCGGCCTGCAAGCCTTCGCCGCGTTCGTCAGGGCCACCAAAAGCATGGACATCTCGACGCATCGGGCGCTTGGTAGAAAGGCCTTCATCGACGCCGTGGTCCGCACCGACCGCAGTATCGACGAGGTTGCGTCGACCTTCGATTTCCTGCTCGCGGTGACACCGATCAATGCCGACGCGGCATGGAGCGATTTTGCCGCGAGCGAGTACCGGCGAGCCCCGCGCTTTCTCTATCGGCCGCTGACGCTGGAGGTCGCGGCGGCAAAGAAAAAGCTCTTCTCGATCGCCTTCGACCACCTCGAAGATCCGGTGCTGTACCAGCTCTACCGCGAAAAGCAGCAGGAACTAGACCTTCAGCTGTCGTTGCTTTCGGCCCGGGAAAGCGCAAAGTTCATTGAATTCGGCCGCGCCCTCTATGGTCCCGTCGAACCGGAACTCTTGCGGGCTGCTCGGGATATTCTTGCCCGTACTGACGATGGAGACGCCAATCCAGGTCAAGGGCGCGTCGCGGAGCGCCACGCCGATTGCTATTTCGTCGAGCAACAGGCACGCGCGATGATCGCTGAGTATCGGCGGCGTTACGCCGGCTTCGACGCCACCGTCGAAGTGCGTGATGATCTTCCCTCGGGTCTCCTGGTTTCGGGCAACCGCCTGCTGATCGCACGCAGCACCGCGATGGAAGCCGAACGCGTCGAGCCGATCTTGAGCCACGAGATCGGTGTCCATCTGCTGACCTATTTCAACGGTTCGGCGCAGGGTCTGCGTCTTTTCCGGTCCGGCCTCGCCGGATACGAAGGTATGCAAGAGGGATTGGCAGTCTTTGCGGAGTACCTGACGGGCGGCATGAGCAGCGAGCGACTGCGCCTCATTGCCGCCCGCGTCGTTGCCTGCGCCGCGATGCTAGATGGCGCATCGCTGCCGGAAGCCTATCAACAGCTCGTCAAGGACCATGGGTTCTTGAAGGCTGATGCCTTCAACGTCGTCCTGCGCGTTTATCGCAGTGGGGGTCTCGCCAAGGATGCGATATACCTGCGCGGCCTTCTGCAACTCCTCTCCCATTTGGCCGCCGACGGCGCCTTGGAGCCGTTCTGGATGGGAAAGATCGCCGCTTCGCATTTTGGCGTCATGCAGGAATTGAGTGCCCGCGGACTGCTTGGTGTGCCGGCCGTGCACCCTATATTTCTTGACAATCCGGAAGCACCATCGCGCCTAGCCAAGGCACGCGCGGGAATGTCACCGCTCGACATGATCGAAAGTTAG
- a CDS encoding glutathione synthase, protein MRIAFFVNSIEGEATYYATTWLALAALARGHDVCYVMPGDFVLRSDDSLMVRATTLHGPKPKKPETLLNALKDERAKVRTIDITEIDVLFLRNDPSEDAEKRSWAAYAGVNFGRLAVDRGVIVVNDPAGLASAQNKLYLQGFPEVVRPTSLISRSIEEIRDFIDAHPDGVILKPLQGSGGKNVFKISSKEANLNQIFEVASGEGYLIAQTYLPEATAGDVRLFLMNGRPLERDGVHAALRRVPAKGDVRSNMHARGTPEAATVTPEILSLAEKLRPKLVEDGMFLVGLDIVGDKILEINVYSPGALPEIAALYGVDFSEDIIIALENKLSIRQLYLGTLSNRTLATL, encoded by the coding sequence ATGCGCATCGCCTTTTTCGTCAATTCCATCGAAGGCGAGGCTACCTATTACGCCACCACCTGGCTTGCGCTCGCGGCGCTCGCCCGTGGTCACGACGTTTGCTACGTCATGCCCGGGGATTTCGTGCTGCGTTCCGACGACAGCCTGATGGTCCGGGCTACGACCTTGCATGGCCCGAAACCGAAGAAGCCGGAGACGTTGCTCAATGCGCTCAAGGACGAGCGAGCAAAGGTCAGGACGATCGACATCACAGAAATCGACGTGCTTTTTCTGCGCAACGATCCTTCGGAAGACGCCGAAAAGCGTTCTTGGGCAGCCTATGCCGGCGTGAATTTTGGCCGTCTTGCGGTCGATCGCGGCGTGATCGTCGTCAACGATCCGGCCGGCTTGGCGAGTGCCCAGAACAAGCTCTATTTGCAGGGTTTTCCGGAAGTTGTTCGCCCCACCTCGCTGATCTCCCGGAGCATCGAGGAAATCCGGGACTTCATCGATGCGCATCCTGACGGCGTGATCCTGAAGCCTTTGCAGGGATCAGGCGGCAAGAACGTTTTCAAGATCAGTTCCAAGGAAGCCAACCTCAATCAGATATTCGAAGTTGCCAGCGGCGAAGGGTACCTGATCGCCCAGACCTACCTGCCCGAAGCGACCGCCGGTGACGTCCGCCTTTTTCTCATGAACGGACGGCCATTGGAGCGCGATGGTGTTCATGCCGCGCTCCGCCGGGTGCCGGCCAAGGGCGATGTGCGCTCCAACATGCACGCCCGCGGCACGCCGGAAGCGGCAACGGTCACGCCCGAAATCCTCTCCCTGGCGGAAAAGCTCCGACCGAAACTGGTGGAAGACGGCATGTTCCTGGTGGGCCTCGACATCGTCGGCGACAAGATACTGGAGATCAATGTCTACAGTCCCGGAGCCCTCCCGGAGATCGCCGCGCTTTACGGCGTGGATTTCAGCGAGGACATCATCATCGCGCTCGAAAACAAGCTGAGCATCCGACAGCTCTATTTGGGAACATTGTCGAACCGCACGTTGGCCACGCTCTAA
- the ytfQ gene encoding galactofuranose ABC transporter, galactofuranose-binding protein YtfQ: MKFAKALASATILAACTFGSASAAELVVGFSQIGSESGWRAAETTLTKQQAEQRGIDLKFADAQQKQENQIKAIRSFIAQGVNAILVAPVVATGWDEVLQEAKDAEIPVILLDRTVDASDDLYLTAVTSDLVHEGNVAGKWLADTVAGKPCNVVELQGTTGSSPAIDRKKGFEQALSGHDNLKIVRSQTGDFTRTKGKEVMESFLKAEGGGKNICALYAHNDDMAVGAIQAIKEAGLKPGKDILVVSIDAVPDIFQAMAAGEANATVELTPNMAGPAFDALAAYLKDGKAPAKWIQTESKLYTQADDPMKVYEEKKGLGY; this comes from the coding sequence ATGAAATTTGCGAAGGCACTCGCGAGTGCAACGATTCTTGCTGCCTGCACCTTCGGCAGCGCATCGGCCGCGGAACTCGTCGTCGGCTTTTCCCAGATCGGATCTGAGTCCGGCTGGCGCGCAGCTGAAACGACGCTGACGAAGCAGCAGGCCGAGCAGCGCGGAATCGACCTTAAATTCGCCGATGCGCAGCAGAAGCAGGAAAACCAGATCAAGGCGATCCGTTCCTTCATCGCGCAAGGCGTGAACGCGATCCTTGTCGCTCCAGTAGTCGCAACTGGCTGGGATGAAGTGCTGCAGGAAGCGAAGGATGCGGAAATTCCTGTCATCCTGCTCGACCGCACCGTCGACGCATCCGACGATCTCTATTTGACGGCTGTGACCTCCGACCTCGTCCACGAAGGCAATGTCGCCGGCAAGTGGCTTGCCGACACAGTTGCCGGCAAGCCCTGCAACGTCGTCGAGCTTCAGGGCACGACCGGTTCGTCGCCGGCGATCGACCGCAAAAAGGGCTTCGAACAGGCGCTCTCCGGTCACGACAATCTGAAGATCGTCCGCAGCCAGACCGGCGACTTCACCCGCACGAAGGGCAAGGAAGTGATGGAAAGCTTCCTGAAGGCGGAAGGCGGCGGCAAGAACATCTGCGCGCTCTACGCCCACAATGACGACATGGCCGTCGGCGCGATCCAGGCCATCAAGGAAGCCGGCCTGAAGCCGGGCAAGGACATTCTCGTCGTCTCGATCGATGCCGTTCCGGACATCTTCCAGGCGATGGCCGCTGGCGAAGCCAACGCGACCGTCGAACTGACCCCGAACATGGCTGGTCCCGCCTTCGACGCCCTCGCCGCCTACCTCAAGGATGGAAAGGCGCCGGCAAAGTGGATCCAGACGGAATCGAAGCTTTATACCCAGGCCGACGATCCGATGAAGGTCTACGAAGAGAAGAAGGGCCTCGGCTACTGA
- the ytfR gene encoding galactofuranose ABC transporter, ATP-binding protein YtfR, which translates to MQASSDNILSAVRIDKGFPGTKALDKVDFHLQRGEVHALLGENGAGKSTLIKCLTGAYRRDGGSILLDGVEVDPRDTFEAQRLGIGTVYQEVNLLPNLSVAENLFLGRQPRRFGVVDIRAMNRKARELLSEYELELDVTRALASYSVAIQQVVAIARAVDLSGKVLILDEPTASLDAHEVAMLFRIVRRLKARGLGIIFITHFLEQVYEISDRITVLRNGRLVGTRNTADLDRRDLIAMMIGRELAAEIHAVQAAAAEGGEPRYRFRNYGRRGRIDPFDLDVRAGEVVGIAGLLGSGRTETAEVLFGAHRADSGTAEIDGRRVELSSPRAAIRQKFGFCPEDRKTAGIVGDLSVRENIVLALQASRGWTRPISRTEQNRLADLYIRALDIRTADREKPIKLLSGGNQQKAILARWLATEPEFLILDEPTRGIDVGAHAEIVRLIESLREKGMSLIVISSEIEELVAYSTRIIVLRDRAHVAELGGERITAHQIVEAIAATNERRAS; encoded by the coding sequence ATGCAAGCCAGCAGCGACAACATTCTTTCGGCGGTCCGGATCGACAAGGGCTTTCCCGGAACCAAGGCCTTGGACAAGGTCGATTTCCATCTGCAGCGCGGCGAGGTTCACGCGCTTCTCGGAGAGAACGGCGCCGGCAAATCGACACTCATCAAATGCCTCACCGGCGCCTATCGCCGGGATGGCGGCAGCATCCTGCTCGACGGGGTTGAAGTCGACCCGCGCGACACCTTCGAGGCCCAGCGGCTCGGGATCGGGACCGTCTATCAGGAGGTGAACCTGCTGCCGAACCTCAGCGTCGCCGAGAACCTGTTTCTCGGCCGGCAACCGCGGCGTTTCGGCGTGGTCGACATCCGCGCAATGAACCGCAAGGCACGCGAACTTCTGTCGGAATACGAGCTCGAGCTCGACGTCACCCGTGCGCTCGCAAGCTATTCGGTCGCCATTCAGCAGGTCGTGGCGATTGCCCGCGCCGTCGACCTTTCGGGCAAGGTGTTGATCCTCGACGAGCCGACGGCGAGCCTCGATGCACATGAGGTCGCGATGCTCTTTCGCATCGTCCGGCGCCTCAAGGCACGCGGCCTCGGCATCATCTTCATCACCCACTTTCTCGAGCAGGTCTACGAGATTTCGGACCGCATCACGGTGCTCAGGAACGGGCGACTTGTCGGAACCCGCAACACGGCCGACCTCGATCGTCGCGATCTGATCGCGATGATGATCGGCCGCGAACTTGCGGCAGAGATTCACGCAGTCCAGGCTGCCGCTGCGGAAGGCGGCGAGCCGCGCTACCGGTTCAGGAATTACGGCCGGCGTGGACGCATCGATCCTTTCGATCTCGACGTCAGGGCGGGCGAGGTTGTCGGTATTGCCGGCCTGCTCGGTTCGGGCCGTACGGAAACGGCAGAGGTCCTCTTCGGTGCGCATCGCGCCGACAGCGGGACGGCGGAAATCGACGGCCGCCGCGTCGAACTGTCGTCGCCTCGTGCCGCCATCCGCCAGAAATTCGGCTTTTGCCCAGAGGACCGCAAGACCGCCGGCATCGTCGGTGATCTCTCTGTGCGCGAGAACATCGTTCTTGCGCTGCAGGCCAGCCGGGGCTGGACACGGCCGATCTCGCGCACGGAGCAGAACCGGCTGGCCGACCTCTATATCCGGGCACTGGATATCCGAACGGCCGACAGGGAAAAGCCGATCAAGCTGCTTTCCGGCGGCAACCAGCAGAAAGCCATCCTCGCCCGCTGGCTGGCCACGGAACCCGAATTCCTGATCCTCGACGAACCAACGCGCGGCATCGATGTCGGCGCACATGCCGAGATCGTCAGGCTGATCGAGTCGCTGCGTGAGAAAGGCATGTCACTGATCGTCATTTCATCGGAGATCGAAGAACTGGTCGCCTACAGCACACGAATCATCGTTCTTCGCGACCGCGCCCACGTCGCCGAACTCGGCGGAGAGCGCATTACGGCCCATCAGATCGTCGAGGCGATTGCCGCGACCAATGAGCGGAGGGCATCGTGA
- a CDS encoding ABC transporter permease, translating to MTSIVRIYLARLLPQLIALAAILIAISMTFPGFLNLEIQNGRLYGSLIDILNRGAPVVLLAIGMTVVIATKGIDLSVGAVMAICGAIAASSITSGHSLFETILITIAVGILCGIWNGILVAVLDIQPIIATLVLMVAGRGIAQLVTEGAILTFNDAGLIFIGSGSFAGLPMPVVVWLVFGVLVALLVRQSALGMLIEAIGINRQASTLSGVLTPVLLIAAYMLSGLCAAIAGIIAAADIRGADANNAGLWLELDAILAVVVGGTSLLGGRFSIAASVLGAIIIQAINTGILLSGFPPEFNLIIKAAIIVFILVLQSPRFRTAFAFLAVPRRAAKTTEQEAK from the coding sequence GTGACATCGATCGTCCGGATCTATCTCGCCCGTTTGCTGCCACAACTGATCGCGCTGGCGGCTATTCTCATCGCGATTTCAATGACCTTTCCCGGTTTCCTCAACCTGGAAATTCAGAATGGCCGCCTCTACGGCAGCCTGATCGACATCCTTAACCGGGGCGCTCCAGTCGTGCTGCTGGCGATCGGCATGACCGTCGTCATTGCAACCAAGGGCATCGATCTTTCCGTTGGCGCGGTCATGGCGATTTGCGGTGCCATTGCAGCGTCATCCATCACGTCCGGCCATTCGCTGTTCGAGACGATCCTGATCACGATTGCGGTCGGCATCCTTTGCGGCATATGGAACGGCATTCTCGTCGCTGTCCTCGACATTCAGCCTATCATCGCGACGCTCGTGCTGATGGTTGCCGGGCGAGGCATCGCCCAGCTCGTGACCGAGGGTGCGATTCTCACCTTCAATGATGCCGGCCTCATCTTCATCGGCAGCGGTTCCTTCGCCGGTTTACCGATGCCGGTCGTCGTCTGGCTCGTCTTCGGAGTTCTCGTCGCACTGCTCGTTAGGCAGAGCGCCCTCGGCATGCTGATCGAGGCGATCGGCATCAACCGCCAGGCAAGCACGCTGTCGGGGGTTCTCACCCCGGTGCTTCTGATTGCCGCCTATATGCTTTCCGGCCTCTGTGCCGCGATTGCCGGCATCATCGCTGCTGCCGACATCCGGGGGGCCGACGCAAACAATGCGGGGCTGTGGCTGGAGCTCGACGCCATTCTGGCGGTCGTGGTCGGCGGCACTTCCCTTCTTGGCGGCCGCTTCAGCATCGCCGCGTCGGTGCTCGGAGCGATCATCATCCAGGCGATCAATACCGGCATCCTGCTTTCCGGTTTCCCGCCGGAGTTCAACCTCATCATCAAGGCGGCAATCATCGTCTTCATTCTGGTGCTTCAGTCGCCGCGCTTCCGCACCGCCTTTGCTTTCCTTGCTGTCCCACGGCGAGCAGCCAAAACGACCGAGCAGGAGGCGAAATGA